Within the Lacerta agilis isolate rLacAgi1 chromosome 15, rLacAgi1.pri, whole genome shotgun sequence genome, the region AAGGAATTAATGTGGATTGCTTGGAGGTTGCATCTGCTAGGACCttttagggcaggcttcctcaacctcggccctccagatgcttttggcctacaactcccatgatccctagctagcaggaccaatggtcaaggatgatgggaattgtagtttcaaaatatctggagagccgaggttgaggaagcctgttttaggaGACCAAGGAACCTGTTGTTCTAAAGTCAGCCAGAAAAGAAATCAAAACAGCAATTCCATGTGGTGCTTGACAGGGTCCCATAACCTCCATAAAAATCCGTCAATATGTCTTCCACATGATTAATTGCCAAACCGGAGATAGTTGTGACCCACCCTGGGTGTCTGGCAGGGAAGGAATCTAATTTAGAAAtaaaggttgtatccaatgttagtcctactcagaggagacctacTAATgtacatggctaacttaggttcatttgttccaatgggtctgctttgaactttgttggatacaaccctaaatGAACAAACAGATGGTTAGTCATTTCTAAAGGCGCTGATGGTGCTGTAATAAAGGCCAGTTGCACCCAGCTGCCCTGCTCCACCCACCATGTATTCTTTTTTGCAAGCTGCTTGGGAAAACTGAatcctccccctaaaaaaaatgttatggctccaatttacttacttatttacttattttgagAAAATGTGTTCGCAGACTAGTACTGCTAGAACTTTGAAGGGCAGTGGAGATAACTGGGGaagagaactgaaaataaaaacttcaaccactttgaggttttctgcAGTCAAGCAGTACAGTCAACATGGGGGTTACATTTCAGGGAtagtgcataaagccaaaattgtgtagaGTCAAAACACGGGTGCAGTAGCTGGTGGAATTGTCAACGTATTTTTTCCCCTAGacacccattttaaaaaaatgattacatttttttttgccaagcgcATAAAgctaaatgtgcacaagttaaatgtgtgcctAAGTTGTGGGTCTACTgtttataaatttcatgaaataaaacaataaataaaggtGATAGTTGTTGTTAAAGCCATCAGCTACAGGTGAGCTTTCCAACCCCTTCCCTGTTGAGTCCTGCTCACCTGGGACTTTCTCCACGTTGTCAGTGAGCCACTGGTAGAGGGGGTGGATGGCGCAGGTGCACCCCCAGGGGTTGTTGTGCAGCCTGAGGAAGTGCAAGGAAGGCAGGTTGCTGAAGAGGTCGGACGAGAGTGAGACGAGTGCATTGCCCTGCAGAGACAGAGACTCGAGGTGGGGCAAGGACCCGAGCAGCTCTGGCTCCAGCGTCAAGAGCTTGTTGTTCCCCAGGTTCAGCATCCTCAGGCTCGGCACGGGGAGGAAAGTATTGGGTTGCAGGACAATCAGGTAGTTCCCACTCAGGTCCAGTTCTCGCAGCTCACTAAGGCCAGCCAGGGCCTGGGAGTGGATGACGCCGAGGATGTTGCTCCGAAGGCTGAGGTGGCGCAGGGCGCCCTGGATGACAAAGGTGTGGTTCTGGAGGGTAGCAATGCGGTTGTAGTCCAGCAGGACAGTGGTGGCATTGGCTGGAAGATCCTCCGGCACCCAGCGCAGCTTGTGCTCCATGCAGTTGATTTCCCCAGAGGTACAGCTGCAAACAGCTGGGCAGGCAGAGCAGCTGGGGGgtaggtagaggaggaggaggaggaggaaggtggcaaAGGTCTGAAGGCAACTGCAGCGGGTAAGGCCAGAGCCTGACGCTGGCGAGGGGAGGACCTGGCTTTTACTGCACCAAGCCATGGAGTCTCCTCTTCATGCCCACCCTGACTCCTGAGCCAGGATTCACAGCTTGTGCCAAAAACCTCCCAAGCCACCAGCCTTTCCCTGCAAAAGGAGGCGCCGCACCAGAGAGGGCAATTCTCGGGCTCCCCTTCTTAGCAACTGCCCTTGCTCCAGAAGAGTCCTGCATGCCAGCCTTGCTTCTGCCCAGCTATTAACTTGGCTGCTCTTCTTGGTGCAGCTGATGATGGGTGGAGCTTTCGCTCTTCCTTAGCAAATATTTTAACAGGCCAGCCTCGCCTGCCAAGGGGCAAAGCCACAGCTTCCTCCTGGGCCCAGCCTGTCTCCTCCGAAAGAGCCACACCAGGCTGCCCTGGGACAAGCCGGCTCCCGGCTTTGCCTGGCATCACCCCTCAGCTCCTGCTCTCAAGCTGTCCTGGCACATCATGCCAGGCAAGTTAACTGGTTTACTTATTAGTGTGCTtcaccctgcccttcctccaaggagctgctCAGAGCAACATTTCAGACTCGCAGCAAAAAGACTGCAAGGTAAGGTCAGCCTTGAAACACAAGGCATAGTTATAGCTGAGGGGATTCACACCACAAGAGGTGGGTGACAGtcagcttggatggcttcagaAGGACTAGGCAAATTTGAGGAGGAGTAGGAATGATACAACAACATGCTCGTGAGGCTGGAACTGGGATTCCCAAGGGCCTTGGCTAcgcttgactccagctcctgacagagAGGGACTTGGCTGTCTGTTGCAGGGGACAGGATGATGGAGGAAGTAGATGAAAACTCTGACAAAGCAGCTTTTGTTCTGCCATAAGGCAGGCCAGCTACTGGCCCATTTCCAGTTGCACAAGGGGTACCCCATGGACTGCAGGTGCTGACAGCcatatgggggagggggtgcttcTGAATAGCCATTGCTGGAAGCCAAAGgagaggagagttgctcttgcacacaggttctgcttgtgggtttccaattaaggcacctggctggccaacCGGAGTGGAAAGGTGCCacaactccctccctccacaaaTGGGACACCCAAATTTGCCACTTTGCCCTGAGCCCCTGCTGCTGGGAAGTGGCCCATCCATGCAGCCAAGCTCCCAATGGAAACAGGAACACTCAGGATCCAAGCCTCAAGAAGATAGGAGGGgacgaacccccccccaaaaaaaacattttattggccccttccttccttccttccatccatcctccAGGATGCGGAAAAAGCATCATGGGTATTTGGCATCATAGATGATTTTGGAGGAGTTTCCCCGGTCCCTTTCATCTTCTGCGGTGAGGTTGAGGGAgtgcagcactttgaactggaccATGGTGATGAGGGCCAGCTCCTCAGGATCTAGGCCACTCATCAGGGTCACATCTGGGGGATAGAGGAAAAGAGAGCACACTGGGTGGCTGGTTCTTAAACAGCAGGCCATGCACCTCTGCTCAGCTTGCCAGCACAGCCAGTAAAGTgtacaaatgaacaaaacaaataaatgaagaagaatgaaGCCTGGTAAGGCCGGTTTTCAGTGGCTCGGGCAGGTTTAGCAAAATACCTCTCCATATGCAAAGAAGCCAAGGTCTGGCAAGCAGCTCTGCTTCAGTGGGGAGCTTGGGCTttgcaatgtttatttttattctgtttaccTTGCAGAAAGATCGAGGTCCTGCAAAGTCGCATGTAAGGATCTGCAGGACTCAGACTATTTACTCCATGCCATGCCAAGGAATAACACACCAGGGATATTGttttaagaaagaaagctgtTATCCTTGGAAATCTGAGCCCAGGGACTGAGGGCCCAGAGAATGCAGAGGGTTTGCCCATGTGCTCCCAACCCAACTCACATGGCAGGGGCTCTTTGCTTACCAGTACAGGCAGGAAGGCAGAGCGAGCAATTGCTCCAGGTTGTCATTTGCTGGCAATCCTCCACACATGTCTGCACTGGGACACCACAGACTGCAACAAGAAAGGCCCCTTAGTTATTTTTCTCAGGCTAAACCTCAGACTCGCCGCCTCCTCTTCCTACTCAGCAGGATGTAACTATGCAAATGCCTATGCTACCACCAGTGTAAACTGGTTTAAGtcaacttccctcccccccccacacagcaCAAAACCCATACTCTGTGCAAAGGAAGGATGGCAGAACCAGGAAATGGTGGGGTCAGCACACATGGTAGGAGGACTGGGCAGTGCCAGACTGGTGAAATCACCCTCCAAGGGCTAGGGAAGGAGATGCCCCACAGCTCTGGAATGCCTTTCCCACCACCAAGCATCTCAGCCTGTGGCTTTCCACCATTGCTGAAGTAACAGAGCCAAGCCCCAGATATACAGGGCTGAAGGCTGGGTCAGAAAGTTCCATTCTCAAGAAGATCTAAGGACTGGCTAGCATCACGCACCGGGCGCAAGAGAGTCTACTGAAATCATTCAATGTTAACCGAAGGAGCGAATTTGCTTCCTGAATAAGTTATctaagaaatccagttgctgcTGCCACAAAAATGCAAGTCTGTACTGtatttccacccaccccacttagACCTCCCTCTGCCCCTGTTTCTCCATGACTCAGTGAAGACATATGCACCCATTTTGCAGGTACCAGCATAGCATCAGGCTCACCTTCTGATGGCACCTTTCTcaagaggaaaagaaagcagACCAGGAtaggaagaggggagggagagagacccaGAATACAATCcaggagaagggggaagaaatTCATCACCTCCAGTGTGAGAGGGGAGATCATGTTTAACAGCACCAtactaaccatgtctactcagaaatgagtcctgttgaattcaatggaacttactctcagTTAAGGGGGGGGTAGGATTGTAGCTATGCCACGTCAAAGGAAAGCATAGGAACCTGTTCTGTCAGGAAAGTAAACAGACTTCTCTGTGCCCGCTGTCCCCACTCGCCTCTGCAACAAGCAGGTTTCTGTCACTGG harbors:
- the LOC117060291 gene encoding leucine-rich repeat-containing protein 26-like, coding for MEHKLRWVPEDLPANATTVLLDYNRIATLQNHTFVIQGALRHLSLRSNILGVIHSQALAGLSELRELDLSGNYLIVLQPNTFLPVPSLRMLNLGNNKLLTLEPELLGSLPHLESLSLQGNALVSLSSDLFSNLPSLHFLRLHNNPWGCTCAIHPLYQWLTDNVEKVPEVDSVSCKRPTQLTQHPIAAIGNESFAHCREPWLHVKDYAFFLLIGPSTFLASICTCILFGLLAVAQAKILKVSSIRPGTLARRAERGPR